From Apis mellifera strain DH4 linkage group LG5, Amel_HAv3.1, whole genome shotgun sequence, the proteins below share one genomic window:
- the LOC725127 gene encoding uncharacterized protein LOC725127 isoform X1 has protein sequence MIRGKPRRLINKLQSMLTYNGCGGGTVETENGSPADSLLSVEGELAEEVGDSPGTSRDTEEEATLSDEFYSHDTDEEEEQGKKRRDRNNSLDGISSSGGGLLGSPTSRVGTLGVRKLFTNSRERWRQQNVSGAFAELRKLVPTHPPDKKLSKNEILRMAIKYIQLLSNVLEWQKAQERNEGMQHEVRIKCEPNLNGQNSTSHHGKSTVYLKQEKQTNENQAYKTSFANQKQLQHTISHIVCDKNGNNLLMIAPSGHNVPNSVCKKSITPSMTVAQNSLTANPLSNGSVTRPPGSRSSIFPSKSPQINVQVVSSSSILTCSSVPVTSNASTITGSVANCGQKRVLKIEKEEEEQMSGQSRDCKGLPSPVHGVLTRKRVKVTFIKEPSSGFRNDFRNVERK, from the exons ATGATCCGAGGGAAGCCGagacgattaattaataaattgcagTCGATGCTGACGTACAATGGCTGTGGCGGAGGTACAGTGGAAACGGAGAACGGTTCTCCAGCGGACTCGCTATTGTCCGTTGAAGGAGAACTGGCGGAGGAAGTCGGCGATTCTCCTGGTACGTCGAGGGACACGGAGGAGGAAGCGACGCTCTCGGATGAATTTTATTCCCATGATACCGACGAGGAAGAGGAGCAAGGAAAGAAACGGCGGGATCGAAACAATTCC CTAGATGGTATTTCGTCTTCTGGAGGAGGTCTTCTTGGCTCGCCTACATCTCGAGTAGGGACTCTGGGTGTTCGAAAATTGTTCACGAACAGTCGTGAACGTTGGAGACAGCAGAATGTTAGCGGAGCTTTCGCCGAGCTTAGAAAATTAGTCCCTACACATCCACCGGACAAGAAATTGTCGAAGAACGAGATCTTGCGTATGGCGATTAA GTACATACAGCTGCTAAGCAACGTTCTGGAATGGCAAAAGGCGCAAGAGCGAAACGAGGGGATGCAACACGAGGTGAGGATAAAATGCGAGCCCAATTTGAACGGTCAAAATTCAACGAGCCATCACGGGAAATCGACGGTATACTTGAAGCAAGAGAAACAAACGAACGAAAATCAGGCATACAAAACGAGCTTCGCCAACCAGAAACAGTTACAGCATACGATTTCTCACATTGTGTGTGATAAAAATGGTAATAACTTGTTAATGATAGCGCCTTCAGGGCATAATGTACCGAATTCTGTTTGCAAAAAAAGTATAACACCATCAATGACCGTTGCGCAAAATTCTCTTACGGCGAATCCATTGAGCAACGGGAGCGTAACGCGACCCCCTGGTTCACGatcttcgatttttccttcgaagTCGCCACAGATAAACGTACAGGTTGTAAGTAGCTCGAGTATTTTGACTTGTTCAAGCGTGCCTGTAACGAGCAACGCATCCACCATTACCGGAAGTGTAGCAAATTGCGGGCAGAAGAGGGTGTTGAAGatcgagaaggaggaagaggaacaaATGTCCGGGCAGAGTAGAGATTGCAAAGGTTTGCCGTCTCCGGTTCACGGTGTGCTCACTAGAAAAAGAGTGAAGGTGACGTTCATTAAAGAGCCGAGTTCAGGGTTTCGTAACGATTTTCGAAACGTCGAGAGGAAGTAA
- the LOC725211 gene encoding uncharacterized protein LOC725211 → MSNIYIQEPPTTGKVMMKTTVGDIDLELWTKEAPKACRNFIQLCMEGYYDNTIFHRIIKGFIAQGGDPTGTGEGGESIYGQPFKDEFHTRLRFCRRGLIAMANAGKDDNGSQFFFTLGSTPELQNKHTIFGKVTGETIYNMLKLEEALVDEDDRPFYPPKVIKTDILNNPFSDIVPRIITKKNEEIKDNSKTKTSGVKNFNLLSFGEEAEEDEEESVILNKKFSNKGKSAHDHLTDPKLSAQPAIEPTGLPNKKKKEDRSSDWESDEEMKTQEEMEIIKKEKEAMKERIKSKLRDTKKESKKVENFKVDDDEGDKDIKDDEYYLGKDRDEERKKKVEEIKKEIQDLKRDVKNEKKAKEEDKKMKEIQKEKKEKKVEIMKEYIDTQEKYKEAKLKIPKKGKSREDFTMELLNKFKSKLQNAKESVRETSLSPIKKENIKDEDFDPTDESWMVHALHCEEKIPVLAKDASTKDDDWFEIYDPRNPLNKRRRGEKSSKTKDNKSKHDGVRPRDWQPRRSQYKVPLRLFRLCLLGMFLPAVLVAGPMYLRYRVYSEQLYPLTVSDQRLIDAKVSTTWCQSQMIKVNTTFNAYLMNDEPKVKNEFLPVSMTRHLILEDDMKEYWGFYLLRGSSVTVSTCVRWPGASLTMIRGHKHLHECAFIGDDSSEELEELLEVAKETGFLATNNSFENESPSNEPEKMKRVQQGVQFHHKDHLSNNSKHTMNAMPHHYNSHELDAKAMKVILTELFAKTLDTKKKQKENPHHHYEGTFVETDNIDKPPVQSSRTDTQEGRNKQMESKLIKTFEAVLRRQSVASTTADDTGDLIKKHGKFVHRDTIRNETTSERKTKGTTIESKEPTSGEVFRDVLDKINSLGYRGKKILKKLMDEIEKKGPEGEALRQAVNKTMNDRSLSNAEKRRRRRDLVLSSPLHKELTEEDEDDDAALEEDMLNPDGIAEDRGTVNETTLNDRSNSEFWSSFSSSEERLLDCKGLILNLPLTPHRQCTPRHESEHTVASFANTITYRVPTNGYYFFVFNSENEIQPNYLRVRFDLLKTVYNISNPVHVCKNSTMECSLPFKIFSNERTVLELPLNGNDSLWNEEYVVVSTCEPRTSIYLLCIISVPLLILIFAFH, encoded by the exons atgagtaatatttatatacaagaaCCACCTACTACCGGTAAA gtAATGATGAAAACAACTGTTGGTGATATTGATTTAGAATTATGGACAAAAGAGGCTCCAAAAGcatgtagaaattttatacaattatgcaTGGAAGGCTACTATGATAATACtatatttcatagaattattaaaggaTTTATTGCACAAGGTGGCGATCCAACAGGTACAGGAGAAGGTGGTGAAAGTATATATGGGCAACCATTTAAA GATGAATTTCATACAAGATTACGTTTTTGTCGACGAGGTTTAATTGCTATGGCTAATGCTGGAAAAGATGATAATGGTTCTCAGTTCTTTTTCACTCTTGGTTCTACACcagaattacaaaataaacatacaatttttggaaaagttaCTGgagaaactatatataatatgctgAAACTTGAAGAAGCACTTGTAGATGAg gatGATAGACCATTTTATCCAccaaaagttataaaaacaGATATATTGAACAATCCGTTTTCTGATATTGTCCCAaggataataacaaaaaaaaatgaagaaataaaggaTAATTCAAAAACTAAAACATCAGGAGTAAA aaattttaatcttttatcatttgGCGAAGAAGCAGaggaagatgaagaagaatctgtgatattaaataaaaaatttagtaataaGGGCAAATCAGCTCATGATCATCTAACTGATCCAAAATTAAGTGCACAACCAGCTATCGAACCAACTGGActtccaaataaaaaaaaaaaggaagatcgTAGTAGTGATTGGGAAAGTGATGAGGAAATGAAAACTcaagaagaaatggaaattataaaaaaagaaaaaga agcaatgaaagaaagaataaaaagtaaattgagagatacaaaaaaagaatctaaaaaagtagaaaattttaaagtagaTGATGATGAAGGTGATAAGGATATAAAGGATGATGAATATTATCTTGGAAAGGATAGAGACGaagaacgtaaaaaaaaagt agaagaaataaaaaaagaaattcaggATTTAAAACGTGATGTTAAAAATGAGAAGAaagcaaaagaagaagataaaaaaatgaaagaaattcaaaaagaaaagaaagaaaaaaaagtagaaattatgaaagaatacATAGATactcaagaaaaatataaagaagcaaagttaaaaatacctaagaaaggaaaaagccGTGAAGACTTTACaatggaattattaaataaatttaaatctaaacttCAAAATGCTAAAGAAAGTGTAAGAGAAACATCACTAAgtccaataaaaaaagaaaacattaaaGATGAAGATTTTGATCCAACTGATGAATCTTGGATGGTACATGCATTACATTGTGAAGAAAAAATACCTGTTCTTGCCAAAGATGCGAGTACAAAAGATGATGATTGGTTCGAAATTTATGATCCTAGAAATCCACTTAATAAACgacgaagaggagaaaaatcaTCCAAgacaaaagataataaaagtaaac ACGACGGTGTTCGCCCAAGAGATTGGCAACCACGTAGATCTCAGTACAAGGTTCCTCTGAGATTATTTCGATTGTGTTTGTTGGGAATGTTCCTTCCCGCGGTATTAGTAGCAGGGCCGATGTACTTACGATATCGTGTCTATTCCGAGCAACTGTACCCTTTAACCGTCTCCGATCAAAGGCTTATCGACGCAAAAGTATCTACCACTTGGTGTCAG AGTCAGATGATCAAAGTTAATACCACATTTAATGCCTATTTGATGAATGACGAACCAAAAGTGAAAAACGAATTCCTACCTGTCTCTATGACGAGACATTTGATTTTAGAGGACGACATGAAGGAATATTGGGGCTTCTATCTTCTTCGGGGTAGCAGTGTTACCGTGTCTACTTGCGTGAG atGGCCTGGCGCTTCTTTAACCATGATTCGTGGCCACAAACATCTTCACGAATGCGCATTCATCGGTGATGATAGTAGCGAAGAATTGGAGGAACTTTTGGAAGTTGCTAAAGAGACTGGTTTTCTTGCGACGAACAATTCGTTTGAG AACGAGAGTCCTAGCAACGAGCCGGAAAAGATGAAGAGGGTTCAACAAGGAGTACAGTTTCATCACAAAGATCATCTCTCGAACAATTCGAAACATACGATGAACGCTATGCCGCATCATTACAACAGTCACGAGTTAGATGCCAAGGCTATGAAAGTGATTCTCACGGAACTTTTTGCCAAAACGCTCGATACAAAGAAGAAGCAAAAAGAGAATCCGCATCATCATTACGAAGGTACTTTCGTAGAAACggataatatcgataaacCGCCCGTTCAATCTTCCCGTACCGATACGCAAGAGGGCAGAAATAAACAGATGGAgagtaaattgattaaaacttTCGAAGCAGTTTTGAGGAGGCAAAGCGTAGCCAGTACCACAGCCGACGATACAggcgatttaataaaaaagcatGGAAAGTTTGTGCATAGAGATACTATACGAAACGAGACGACGAGCGAAAGGAAAACGAAGGGAACGACGATCGAGTCTAAGGAGCCAACATCCGGGGAAGTGTTTCGAGATGTTTTGGACAAGATTAATTCGTTGGGTTATCGGGGTAAAAAGATTCTGAAGAAACTGATGGACGAGATTGAGAAGAAAGGCCCGGAAGGGGAAGCTTTGCGGCAGGCGGTGAACAAGACGATGAACGATCGCTCGCTTTCGAATGCCGAGAAACGCAGAAGACGAAGAGATCTGGTTTTATCCTCCCCTCTTCACAAGGAATTAACGGAGGAGGACGAAGATGACGATGCAGCTCTCGAAGAG GATATGTTGAACCCGGATGGCATAGCCGAGGACAGAGGCACCGTGAACGAGACAACGTTGAACGATAGAAGCAATTCAGAATTTTGGAGCTCGTTCAGCAGTTCAGAGGAACGGCTTCTTGATTGCAAaggattgattttaaatttacctttAACGCCGCATAGACAATGTACTCCGAGACACGAGAGCGAACATACGGTCGCTTCGTTTGCCAACACGATTACATATAg agTGCCTACAAACGGATATTATTTCTTCGTGTTCAACTCTGAAAACGAGATACAACCGAATTATCTAAGGGTGCGGTTCGATCTTTTGAAGACGGTCTACAACATCTCGAACCCGGTACACGTCTGCAAGAATAGCACTATGGAATGTTCGCTGCCTTTTAAAATCTTCAGCAATGAGAGGACAGTGTTGGAATTGCCGTTGAATGGCAATGACTCATTATGGAACGAGGAATACGTAGTGGTATCCACGTGTGAACCAAGAACGTCTATTTATTTGCTATGCATTATATCGGTACCTTTGCTTATCCTTATATTTGCATTTCACTGA
- the LOC725127 gene encoding uncharacterized protein LOC725127 isoform X2, translating to MSMLTYNGCGGGTVETENGSPADSLLSVEGELAEEVGDSPGTSRDTEEEATLSDEFYSHDTDEEEEQGKKRRDRNNSLDGISSSGGGLLGSPTSRVGTLGVRKLFTNSRERWRQQNVSGAFAELRKLVPTHPPDKKLSKNEILRMAIKYIQLLSNVLEWQKAQERNEGMQHEVRIKCEPNLNGQNSTSHHGKSTVYLKQEKQTNENQAYKTSFANQKQLQHTISHIVCDKNGNNLLMIAPSGHNVPNSVCKKSITPSMTVAQNSLTANPLSNGSVTRPPGSRSSIFPSKSPQINVQVVSSSSILTCSSVPVTSNASTITGSVANCGQKRVLKIEKEEEEQMSGQSRDCKGLPSPVHGVLTRKRVKVTFIKEPSSGFRNDFRNVERK from the exons ATG TCGATGCTGACGTACAATGGCTGTGGCGGAGGTACAGTGGAAACGGAGAACGGTTCTCCAGCGGACTCGCTATTGTCCGTTGAAGGAGAACTGGCGGAGGAAGTCGGCGATTCTCCTGGTACGTCGAGGGACACGGAGGAGGAAGCGACGCTCTCGGATGAATTTTATTCCCATGATACCGACGAGGAAGAGGAGCAAGGAAAGAAACGGCGGGATCGAAACAATTCC CTAGATGGTATTTCGTCTTCTGGAGGAGGTCTTCTTGGCTCGCCTACATCTCGAGTAGGGACTCTGGGTGTTCGAAAATTGTTCACGAACAGTCGTGAACGTTGGAGACAGCAGAATGTTAGCGGAGCTTTCGCCGAGCTTAGAAAATTAGTCCCTACACATCCACCGGACAAGAAATTGTCGAAGAACGAGATCTTGCGTATGGCGATTAA GTACATACAGCTGCTAAGCAACGTTCTGGAATGGCAAAAGGCGCAAGAGCGAAACGAGGGGATGCAACACGAGGTGAGGATAAAATGCGAGCCCAATTTGAACGGTCAAAATTCAACGAGCCATCACGGGAAATCGACGGTATACTTGAAGCAAGAGAAACAAACGAACGAAAATCAGGCATACAAAACGAGCTTCGCCAACCAGAAACAGTTACAGCATACGATTTCTCACATTGTGTGTGATAAAAATGGTAATAACTTGTTAATGATAGCGCCTTCAGGGCATAATGTACCGAATTCTGTTTGCAAAAAAAGTATAACACCATCAATGACCGTTGCGCAAAATTCTCTTACGGCGAATCCATTGAGCAACGGGAGCGTAACGCGACCCCCTGGTTCACGatcttcgatttttccttcgaagTCGCCACAGATAAACGTACAGGTTGTAAGTAGCTCGAGTATTTTGACTTGTTCAAGCGTGCCTGTAACGAGCAACGCATCCACCATTACCGGAAGTGTAGCAAATTGCGGGCAGAAGAGGGTGTTGAAGatcgagaaggaggaagaggaacaaATGTCCGGGCAGAGTAGAGATTGCAAAGGTTTGCCGTCTCCGGTTCACGGTGTGCTCACTAGAAAAAGAGTGAAGGTGACGTTCATTAAAGAGCCGAGTTCAGGGTTTCGTAACGATTTTCGAAACGTCGAGAGGAAGTAA